Part of the Azotosporobacter soli genome, GCAGAATAAAAGCGGCAATCGTCGCAGCAAAAATGGCCAGCAAATGCCACGCCTCCTGCTTAACGCCCTCCGGCACCGGAGAAAACCAAATCGCGCTCCCTAGTACGATACAAATCATTCCTCGTACCCATTGATTCACAGTTCCACTCTCCTCTTTCCACATCATTCAGCGCGAAACGCGCTTCTTCGTTTGAGTAAACCATTTTTCTTCCTTTATAAAAGTTACCACAGTAACACTATTTTGTAAACAGTATATTGTATACAAAATTCCTAATACATTATTCTTTTTGAATTTCTTCTTTTCTCAATAAAGAACAAAGGCAGCCGTCTTCCAAGGAAAACAGCTGCCTTTGTTCTTTATTTATTTATTGACGAAGTCTTTACCTACCATAACGACCGCATCGCTGCTGCCGCCGCTCTGATTCACTTGCATCGTGTAACGGAACGGCAATCCGCTCAGTTTATTGGCGGTTGCCGTACCATTGGCGACTACGGTCGTATTTTTCGTCCCGCCGCCGCTGCCGCTTACCGATACGACTTCGAAGCCTTGCTGACGAAGCAGCGTTGCCATCTTAGCGCCCGCGCCGTCTTCGCCGCTCACATTGACGACTTCAATGCGGACCTTGCCGCTGGCATTGGCGCTGTCGGCGCCCGGTTTCTTCGGATCAAGCGGTTTTTTCGGATCGCCCGGCTTCTCCGGTGTTTTCGCCTTCGGATCGGTCGTATCTTTTGTCTTCGGCGTCTCCACCACTTTCATTTCCTTTGGAATCGACGTTTCATATTCGGCCGCCTCTTTACTGGTAGCCGCTAAATGTTTGTCTTCCATCGTCACGCCCAGCGTATTCGCGACATGCTGACGCAATTCCACCAGATTCGGCAACCAATAACTGATATCGTTGATATAGCCCGGTTTCCCCGGCACCATATCCGCTTTTAATCCATTCTTAGATGCGTCGCTGATGATTTTCGCCAAATCGACCATCTCGCTAACCGACATGTCAGTCTTAACGACGCTACTCAGATCTTTGATCAGGCTTGGAATCTTAACGATTGTCGACGGACTCGCCGCCTCGGCCAACAGCGCCTTGATAAAATGCTGCTGTCTTGCGACACGGCCGATATCGCCTTCTTCGTCGCGGTAGCGCACATACTGCACCGCTTTTTGTCCATCAAGATGCTGCAGGCCCGGACGCAAGTCAATGACCAGACCGCCATTGTCATCATAGGGATCGGTATAGTACATCCTCTTTTCCACATTGATATCAAGGCCGCCTAAAGAGTCGATCACTTTTACGAAACCGCGCGGCGCAATCTTAATCGTATGATCGATCTTGATGCCAAGCAGTCCTTCCACGGACTTTTGCGCCAACTTGACGCCGCCGTTGGCGTAAGCATGGTTGATCTTATCCCAACCGATGCCCGGAATCTTCACCCGCGTATCGCGCGGAATCGAGAGCATCGCGACTTGCTTGGTTTTCGTATCGACCGTCACAACAAACAGCGTATCCGAGCGTCCGACATCGTCATCGCGTTCATCAACGCCAAGCACCATGATATTGACCTTGTCTTTCGCATACAGCATCGCCTCTTTATCGCCTGATGCTGTCAGGCTTCCGCCAAACCACAAATAGGAAGCGCCGGCAACCATCGCTATTGCCAGTAACAGCAGCGTCACGACAAATACTCTCTTGCGCCGGATTCTCCGGCCAGCGCGCTGTTCTTCCAGCTTCCGTTCCAAACGTGTCATGGATAGTAGTTCCTCCTTCTAGCTTGCCGTGCTACGCAGTCTTTTTTATCAATCTTCAAGCACAGCTCTCATGCAAACGGCGGGGCCGTCAAATTTCATCTAAACGAGCCTCCCAGCGGGAGGCTCGTTTTCTAAGTATAACAATCCGTCCAGTAACGGTCAAGGGTCAGACTACGGTAAACCCGGTGTCGTCAATCATTTCTTTGACCGCCTCCAGCGTAACCTGCTCCGCATCAAATTCAACGACGACTTCCTTACGCGCCAGTTCGACTTCAACCATCACGACTCCCGGCATGCTGCGAACCGCTTTCTCAATCGCCGCTTTGCAATGCCCACAGCTCATGCCTTCCACCTGTATCACGCGTCGCTCCATTCAATTCACATCCTCTTCATTATAATAGAAGCAGAGTCTGTTTTTAAAAGCTAATTCTCCAATAGTAGTATTATATATCGTTGCCGCGGATAGCGCCATACTTGTGATAGAGATTTAAGACAAATGTGAGAAAGACAAAAAATCTGCCGCAGCAGGGGCTCAAGGCCAGCCTGCCGCGGCAGAGTAAAAGGAAAGGTTCTTATTCTTCGTCGTAGTTCAAAGTGTAAGCATGCGCCAACACTTCATCCGGCAATTCTTTTTCCCAACGTGCCACGACAACAGCGGCAACACAGTTACCAATCAGGTTACATGCGGTACGAGCCATATCCAGGATGCGGTCGACGCCAAGGATGATGCCGATGCCTTCAGCCGGCAGACCGAACTGCACGGCGGTACCGGCAATAACGATCAGC contains:
- a CDS encoding copper ion binding protein codes for the protein MERRVIQVEGMSCGHCKAAIEKAVRSMPGVVMVEVELARKEVVVEFDAEQVTLEAVKEMIDDTGFTVV
- a CDS encoding LCP family protein, which translates into the protein MTRLERKLEEQRAGRRIRRKRVFVVTLLLLAIAMVAGASYLWFGGSLTASGDKEAMLYAKDKVNIMVLGVDERDDDVGRSDTLFVVTVDTKTKQVAMLSIPRDTRVKIPGIGWDKINHAYANGGVKLAQKSVEGLLGIKIDHTIKIAPRGFVKVIDSLGGLDINVEKRMYYTDPYDDNGGLVIDLRPGLQHLDGQKAVQYVRYRDEEGDIGRVARQQHFIKALLAEAASPSTIVKIPSLIKDLSSVVKTDMSVSEMVDLAKIISDASKNGLKADMVPGKPGYINDISYWLPNLVELRQHVANTLGVTMEDKHLAATSKEAAEYETSIPKEMKVVETPKTKDTTDPKAKTPEKPGDPKKPLDPKKPGADSANASGKVRIEVVNVSGEDGAGAKMATLLRQQGFEVVSVSGSGGGTKNTTVVANGTATANKLSGLPFRYTMQVNQSGGSSDAVVMVGKDFVNK